One window of Pseudomonas urmiensis genomic DNA carries:
- a CDS encoding DUF924 family protein, which produces MLAPWQPLLEWWFGWGTSAQAVADEKSTLWFGKHHDDEARDRFGDLCEQALAGGLDEWQQSPQGWLGLILLLDQLPRMIHRDTPLAFEGDRRAQVVAMQGLQKGWDYQLLPIQRVFVLLVLEHAEVLDWQNLSVERYQTLLEEQPEANRRLFEGFLDYAEQHQRVIARFGRFPHRNLMLGRPSTSEEMDFLLEPGSRF; this is translated from the coding sequence ATGCTCGCACCTTGGCAGCCGTTGTTGGAATGGTGGTTCGGTTGGGGCACCAGTGCCCAGGCCGTGGCTGACGAGAAGAGTACGCTGTGGTTTGGCAAGCACCATGACGACGAAGCGCGCGATCGCTTCGGCGATCTATGCGAGCAAGCCTTGGCCGGTGGCCTGGATGAGTGGCAGCAGAGCCCGCAGGGCTGGCTGGGGCTGATCCTGCTGCTCGACCAGCTGCCGCGCATGATCCATCGCGACACGCCGCTGGCTTTCGAAGGCGACCGCCGCGCCCAAGTGGTGGCGATGCAGGGCTTGCAGAAAGGCTGGGATTACCAGCTGCTGCCGATCCAGCGCGTGTTCGTGCTGCTGGTGCTGGAGCATGCCGAGGTGCTCGATTGGCAGAACCTGAGCGTCGAGCGTTACCAGACGCTGCTCGAAGAACAACCGGAGGCTAACCGCCGGTTGTTCGAAGGTTTTCTGGATTATGCCGAACAGCATCAGCGGGTGATTGCCCGGTTCGGGCGCTTCCCGCATCGCAACCTGATGCTG
- a CDS encoding class 1 fructose-bisphosphatase — protein sequence MSRVTLSRYLIEQTRSNNTPADLRFLIEVVARACKEISHNVSKGALGGVLGSMGTENVQGEVQKKLDVISNEILLEANEWGGHLAGMASEEMDNAYQIPGKYPKGAYLLVFDPLDGSSNIDVNVSVGTIFSVLRCPNEYLSQNETLNENAFLQPGTEQVAAGYAIYGPQTMLILTLGNGVKGFTLDRELGSFVLTHENIQVPTSTAEFAINMSNQRHWEAPVQRYVGELLAGETGPLKKNYNMRWIASMVADVHRILTRGGLFMYPRDAREPSKPGKLRLMYEANPMSFIIEQAGGASTNGYERILDIKPESLHQRVSVILGSKEEVERVTAYHKE from the coding sequence ATGTCCCGCGTTACCCTGAGTCGCTATCTGATTGAGCAGACCCGCAGCAACAATACCCCTGCCGATCTGCGCTTCCTGATCGAGGTGGTGGCGCGTGCGTGCAAGGAGATCAGCCACAACGTGTCCAAAGGCGCCCTGGGCGGCGTACTGGGCAGCATGGGCACCGAAAACGTGCAGGGCGAAGTGCAGAAGAAGCTCGACGTGATCTCCAACGAGATCCTGCTCGAAGCCAACGAATGGGGCGGTCACCTGGCCGGCATGGCGTCCGAAGAAATGGACAATGCCTACCAGATCCCCGGTAAATACCCCAAAGGCGCCTACCTGCTGGTCTTCGACCCACTGGACGGTTCGTCGAACATCGACGTCAACGTCTCGGTCGGCACCATCTTCTCGGTGCTGCGCTGCCCCAACGAATACCTGAGCCAGAACGAAACCCTCAACGAGAACGCCTTCCTCCAGCCTGGCACCGAGCAGGTCGCCGCCGGTTACGCGATCTATGGTCCGCAGACCATGCTGATCCTGACCCTGGGTAATGGCGTCAAGGGCTTCACCCTGGACCGCGAGCTGGGCAGCTTCGTCCTGACTCACGAAAACATCCAGGTGCCGACCAGCACCGCCGAGTTCGCCATCAACATGTCCAACCAACGCCACTGGGAAGCCCCGGTGCAGCGTTACGTCGGCGAGCTGCTGGCAGGTGAGACCGGCCCGCTGAAGAAGAACTACAACATGCGTTGGATCGCCTCGATGGTGGCCGACGTGCACCGCATCCTCACCCGTGGCGGCCTGTTCATGTACCCGCGCGATGCCCGCGAGCCGAGCAAGCCGGGCAAGCTGCGCCTGATGTACGAAGCCAACCCGATGTCGTTCATCATCGAGCAGGCCGGCGGCGCCTCCACCAACGGTTACGAGCGTATCCTCGACATCAAGCCAGAAAGCCTGCACCAGCGCGTGTCGGTAATCCTTGGCTCGAAGGAAGAGGTGGAGCGCGTCACCGCCTACCACAAGGAGTAA
- a CDS encoding glycogen/starch/alpha-glucan phosphorylase: protein MSQEPKARDAEVAEFRAAVLAKLTYAVGKDPEHAFDHDWFEAIALAARDHMVDHWMDHTRQAYRRSQKRVYYFSLEFLIGRLLFDSLSNLGLLDIAREALDGLDVDLERIRLLEPDAALGNGGLGRLAACFMESMSTLGIAAHGYGIRYEHGLFRQAVVDGWQQEQTENWLDFGNPWEFERAEVIYPISFGGSVETVQDSAGQQRQVWWPGETVRAVAYDTPVVGWRGASVNTLRLWRARALEELHLERFNAGDHLGAVAEVARAESISRVLYPADSTEAGQELRLRQEYFFVSASLQDLLRRHLNMHDTLLNLPDAAAIQLNDTHPSIAVAELMRLLVDQHEIPWEKAWEVTVGTLAYTNHTLLPEALETWPVALMERMLPRHMQIIYLINAYHIDALRAKGLHDFDVLRAVSLIEEDNGRRVRMGNLAFLGSHSVNGVSALHSKLMKSTVFAELHKLYPQRINNKTNGITFRRWLYQANPQLTSMLIESLGAEVLDDSETRLTNLAPFADKPAFRKQFAAQRLHSKRALASIIQDRLGVTVNPEALFDVQVKRIHEYKRQLLNLLHTVALYQAMRSEPGTDWVPRVKIFAGKAAASYHQAKLIIKLANDIARVVNNDPTVRGLLKVVFLPNYNVSLAESIIPAADLSEQISTAGYEASGTSNMKFGLNGALTIGTLDGANVEMCEQVGEENMFIFGLTAQQVEARKRAGDFGANAAIAASHRLGDVLQAIRSGVFSPDDPSRYVHLIDSLIAHDRFLVCADFDAYWDAQRRVEELWHKPQEWWRMAVLNTARMGWFSSDRTIREYATEIWKALD from the coding sequence ATGTCCCAGGAACCTAAAGCACGTGACGCCGAGGTGGCCGAATTTCGTGCCGCTGTATTGGCCAAGCTGACCTACGCGGTCGGCAAGGACCCGGAGCACGCCTTCGATCATGACTGGTTCGAGGCCATCGCCCTGGCCGCGCGCGACCATATGGTCGACCACTGGATGGATCACACCCGACAGGCCTATCGACGCAGCCAGAAGCGCGTCTATTACTTCTCCCTGGAGTTCCTGATTGGCCGTTTGCTGTTCGACAGCCTGAGCAATCTCGGGCTGCTGGATATTGCCCGGGAAGCCCTCGATGGGCTGGATGTCGACCTTGAGCGAATCCGTCTGCTCGAACCCGACGCGGCGCTGGGTAATGGCGGCCTGGGCCGCTTGGCGGCTTGCTTCATGGAAAGCATGTCGACCCTCGGCATTGCCGCGCATGGCTATGGCATCCGCTACGAGCACGGCCTGTTCCGCCAGGCGGTGGTCGATGGCTGGCAGCAGGAGCAGACCGAAAACTGGCTGGATTTCGGCAACCCCTGGGAGTTCGAGCGTGCCGAGGTGATCTACCCGATCAGCTTTGGCGGCAGCGTTGAAACCGTGCAGGACAGCGCGGGCCAGCAGCGCCAGGTCTGGTGGCCGGGCGAGACGGTGCGGGCGGTGGCCTACGACACGCCGGTGGTCGGCTGGCGGGGTGCCAGCGTCAATACCCTGCGCCTGTGGCGTGCGCGGGCGCTGGAAGAGCTGCATCTGGAACGCTTCAATGCCGGCGACCATTTAGGGGCGGTGGCGGAAGTGGCGCGGGCCGAAAGTATCTCGCGGGTGCTGTACCCGGCCGATAGCACTGAAGCTGGGCAGGAGTTGCGCCTGCGCCAGGAGTACTTCTTCGTTTCCGCCTCGCTGCAGGATTTGCTGCGCCGGCACCTGAACATGCACGATACCCTGCTCAACCTGCCAGACGCTGCGGCGATCCAGCTCAACGACACCCACCCCTCGATCGCTGTGGCCGAGCTGATGCGGCTACTGGTCGACCAGCATGAAATTCCGTGGGAAAAAGCCTGGGAAGTCACAGTCGGCACGTTGGCCTACACCAACCACACCCTGTTGCCGGAAGCGCTGGAAACCTGGCCGGTCGCCTTGATGGAGCGCATGCTGCCGCGGCACATGCAGATCATCTATTTGATCAACGCCTACCATATCGATGCGTTGCGGGCCAAAGGCCTGCACGACTTCGACGTGCTGCGCGCGGTGTCGCTGATCGAAGAAGACAACGGCCGCCGGGTGCGCATGGGCAACCTGGCCTTCCTCGGCTCGCACAGCGTCAATGGCGTGTCGGCACTGCACAGCAAGCTGATGAAGAGCACGGTGTTCGCCGAATTACACAAGCTGTACCCGCAGCGGATCAACAACAAGACCAACGGCATCACCTTCCGTCGTTGGCTGTACCAAGCCAACCCTCAGTTGACCAGCATGCTCATCGAGTCGCTGGGGGCAGAGGTGCTGGACGATTCGGAAACACGCCTGACCAACCTTGCCCCATTCGCCGACAAGCCGGCGTTTCGCAAGCAGTTCGCCGCCCAGCGCCTGCATAGCAAGCGCGCGTTGGCCAGCATCATTCAGGATCGCCTGGGGGTGACGGTCAATCCGGAGGCGTTGTTCGACGTTCAGGTCAAGCGCATCCACGAATACAAGCGCCAGTTGCTCAACCTGCTGCACACTGTCGCGCTGTATCAGGCGATGCGCTCTGAGCCTGGCACCGACTGGGTGCCGCGGGTGAAGATCTTCGCCGGCAAGGCGGCGGCCAGTTATCACCAGGCCAAGTTGATCATCAAGCTGGCCAACGACATCGCCCGGGTGGTCAACAACGACCCGACCGTGCGCGGCTTGCTCAAGGTGGTGTTTCTGCCCAACTACAACGTCAGCCTGGCCGAGAGCATCATTCCGGCGGCGGACCTTTCCGAGCAGATCTCCACCGCCGGCTATGAAGCGTCCGGTACCAGCAACATGAAATTCGGCCTCAACGGCGCGCTGACCATCGGCACTCTGGATGGTGCCAACGTCGAGATGTGTGAGCAGGTCGGCGAGGAAAACATGTTCATCTTCGGCCTGACCGCTCAGCAGGTCGAGGCGCGCAAGCGGGCAGGGGATTTCGGTGCCAATGCGGCGATTGCCGCTTCCCATCGTCTGGGGGATGTCTTGCAGGCGATTCGCAGTGGGGTGTTCTCGCCGGATGATCCGTCGCGCTATGTGCACCTGATCGATTCGCTGATCGCCCATGACCGCTTCCTGGTCTGTGCCGACTTCGATGCCTACTGGGATGCCCAGCGCCGGGTCGAGGAGCTTTGGCACAAGCCGCAGGAATGGTGGCGCATGGCGGTGCTCAATACTGCGCGGATGGGCTGGTTCTCGTCGGATCGGACCATTCGCGAGTATGCGACGGAAATCTGGAAGGCGTTGGATTGA